In the genome of Propionispora hippei DSM 15287, the window CAAACCACCCGCAATAAAATTTTGTGTGTGTTAACGTTGGCGGACGCTCAGATTCTGTTTATTGACACGCCGGGCATACATAAGCCTAAGCATAAATTGGGTGAGTATATGGTCAAAACGGCGGAAAATACCTTGCATGAAGTAGATGTTGTTGCCTTTGTTGTTGATGCCACTGAAGAACTGGGTGCCGGGGAGCAGTATATCCTGGAGAGACTTAAAACGGTTAAGACGCCGGTGATTCTGGTAATTAACAAGATTGACCAAATCAGCAAAAACAATATTTTGCCGATTATTACCCAATATACAAATTGCTTTGATTTTTCGGCGGTCGTGCCAATTTCTGCCTTGGAACATACTAATCTTGATCATTTGACAGACGAGATAAAAAAACATTTAAAACCGGGGCCGCAGTATTACCCTGAAGATATGCTGACCGATCAGCCGGAACGGCTGGTTATTGCCGAGCTGATCAGAGAGAAGATTCTTCACGTTACCAGAGAGGAAATTCCCCACGCCATAGCCGTGGATATTGAGGAAATTACTACGCGACCTAATGACGATTTATATATCAGGGCTGTGGTATATGTGGAGCGGGAATCACAAAAGGGCATTGTCATTGGTGCCGGCGGCAAATTGCTAAAAGAGATTGGTCATGCGGCCAGAAAAGATATTGAGAATCTGCTTGGCTCGAAAAGCTTTCTGGATTTATGGGTTAAAGTGAAAAAGGATTGGCGTAACCGGGACAGTTCATTGCGGAATTTTGGCTATGAATAACCGGACGGCATAGAAAGATTCTGATGACTACCTGGCAGGTAGTCATTTCTCTTTATTGACCGCAATCAGGATAGATGGTATCATTTGTAAAGAGGAGTATTTTTATGAATCGAATTTCCAAATATTTCATCAATGGCTTGATTGTGATTGTTCCCATTGCCATTACCGCTTTTGTTGTTGTACAGATTTTTTCCATGGCCGAAGATCTGCTGGGACGACATCTGCCGGTACATTTTCCTGGTATCGGGATTGTTACGGTGGTCATCCTGCTGGTTGTGACGGGTTGGCTATCTTCGTATTGGATATTGAAACGTCTTTTGGAATTTGGCGAGCGATTGCTGGATTCCATTCCCATAGTAAAGTTTATTTACAAAAGCATCAAACAATTATCTACGGCTGTTTTTGAATCACAGCATCTGTTTAAACAGGCTGTTCTGGTGCCTTATCCTCATCCGGGGGCAAAGTCAATCGGCTTTATTATGTCGGAACTTTCCGAACCGATGGCGGAAGCTTTGGACGGAGAACATGTCTGTGTCTATGTTCCGATGAGTTTTAATTTAACCAACGGCTTTAATATTCTGGTACCTAAGAAGGATATAATAGTTTTAGACATTACCAGTGAGAGTGCACTGCAGTATATTTTTACAGCAGGAACCATTATGCCGGTCCGGCATGATGTGCAAAAATAGGGAGAGGATGCGCTATCGATTCGCCTTTATATAGTACGGTAAAAATAATATTGGCTTTGTTATTGGTTTTTCTGAATGGTTTTTTTGTTATTGCTGAATTTTCGCTGGTAAAAGTAAGAAAGACCCGCTTGGAGGAACTGGCTCATCAGGGCAATAGCCGGGCTGCTTTGGCTCTGAAGGTGGTGTCGGGCTTTGACACCTACCTGGGCGCCACTCAGTTGGGGATTACTTTGGCTTCGCTGGCTCTAGGCTGGCTGGGGGAACCTGCCGTGGCGTCATTGCTGGTGTCTCTGTTTAACGACATTCTGCCGGACAATTATTATTGGCTGGCGTCCACCGTCAGTGTGGCTCTTGGGTTTATATTTATTACCTTTCTGCATATTGTATTGGGCGAATTGGTGCCCAAATCACTGGCTATTCAAAAGACTGAGGAAGTCGCTTTATTTTCTGTGTGGCCCTTATATATTTTTCATAAAATCGGGTATCCTGTTATTTTACTGTTCAATCAGGCAGCGCAGGCATTTTTGGCCATCCTGGGGATTAAAGCCGCGAAAGAGGCTGAATTGACCCATTCGGAAGAAGAACTGCGCATGCTGGTAAGCGCCAGCCACCGTGGCGGTGTACTAGATCAAATGGAAAGCGAACTGATTGACAATGTGTTTGATTTTGCCGACCGTCTGGCCCGGGAAGTTATGATTCCGCGCCAGGATATGGTGTGCCTGTTTGTTGATGATTCTTACGAAGAGAATCTGCGGGTAGTCCGGGAAGCCAGCCATACGCGGTTTCCGCTTTGCATTGAGGATAAAGACCATGTGATCGGTATGGTTCATTTAAGAGATTTGATGGATTTTGATCTATGCAATTCTGAAAATAAAGATTTGAAGACCATCATGCGGGAGATTCTGGTCGTCCCGGAAGGAATGTCGGTAGCAAAACTTTTGCAGGTCATGCGGCGGAAACGAATCCATCTTGCGGTGGTAGCCGATGAGTATGGCGGGACGGCAGGCTTGGTGGCATTGGAAGACGTCATTGAAGAAATTGTCGGCGATATCCAGGATGAACACGATGAAATTGTCGATGTGGAAATTCAACGGCTGGAAGAAGGCAGTTACGAGTTTGACGGACGGGTGCTTCTTGATGATGTTACGGATATTTTGCATATCGAATTGGAAGACCACGAGGAAGATACGATCGGCGGGTATATTTTCGGCCTGTTAGGCCGCAAGCCGGAAATCGGTGATACAGTAAATATTGGTGCCTATGTCTTTGAAGTATTAAAAGTTAATGGATTTCGCATAGTAAGAGTGAAGGCAAAACAATTGCCGGGGCCTTCTGTGGATGACGATGAGTTAATAAGCCAATAACTATACGAAGGGATGATAGTACATGTTATTACGAGAAGTCATGTGGGAAATCTTTTTAACTACCGGACATATCGGAGCATATCTAGCTTACCGTTCGTGTAAGGAGTGCGATTCTTTCGCCGGCCAGCCCTTTTTAAAAGAAGCAATTCATACTAACAGAGTGGAAGTAGTTTAAAGCATATGATCTATCCAGTGGAAGCCGTTTTGTTGGCGGTACGCGATTGGCGGGATGCCGACAGGCTGGTTACGTTATTTTCAAAAGAACAGGGAAAGCTGACAGCCGTCGCTTATGGCGCCAGGCGGCCCAGCAATCGTCTGGCCGGAAGCATTCAGCCGTTTGCTTATTTGGATTTGCAGCTCCAATCGGGCACCGGTATGGAAGTAATTAAGCAATGCGAAGTGAAAAATCACTTCCGTCCGGTTCGTGAAGAGCTTACTTCCATGTCCTATGCGTCTTTTCTAACAGAACTGGTCATTGAACTTTGCCCGGAACGGCAGCCGGAGCCTCTGCTTTTTGATATTCTGTTGGATGCGT includes:
- the era gene encoding GTPase Era, giving the protein MREVAEKQEYKSGFVAIIGRPNVGKSTLMNSLIGQKVAIMSDKPQTTRNKILCVLTLADAQILFIDTPGIHKPKHKLGEYMVKTAENTLHEVDVVAFVVDATEELGAGEQYILERLKTVKTPVILVINKIDQISKNNILPIITQYTNCFDFSAVVPISALEHTNLDHLTDEIKKHLKPGPQYYPEDMLTDQPERLVIAELIREKILHVTREEIPHAIAVDIEEITTRPNDDLYIRAVVYVERESQKGIVIGAGGKLLKEIGHAARKDIENLLGSKSFLDLWVKVKKDWRNRDSSLRNFGYE
- a CDS encoding hemolysin family protein, whose product is MALLLVFLNGFFVIAEFSLVKVRKTRLEELAHQGNSRAALALKVVSGFDTYLGATQLGITLASLALGWLGEPAVASLLVSLFNDILPDNYYWLASTVSVALGFIFITFLHIVLGELVPKSLAIQKTEEVALFSVWPLYIFHKIGYPVILLFNQAAQAFLAILGIKAAKEAELTHSEEELRMLVSASHRGGVLDQMESELIDNVFDFADRLAREVMIPRQDMVCLFVDDSYEENLRVVREASHTRFPLCIEDKDHVIGMVHLRDLMDFDLCNSENKDLKTIMREILVVPEGMSVAKLLQVMRRKRIHLAVVADEYGGTAGLVALEDVIEEIVGDIQDEHDEIVDVEIQRLEEGSYEFDGRVLLDDVTDILHIELEDHEEDTIGGYIFGLLGRKPEIGDTVNIGAYVFEVLKVNGFRIVRVKAKQLPGPSVDDDELISQ
- a CDS encoding DUF502 domain-containing protein; the encoded protein is MNRISKYFINGLIVIVPIAITAFVVVQIFSMAEDLLGRHLPVHFPGIGIVTVVILLVVTGWLSSYWILKRLLEFGERLLDSIPIVKFIYKSIKQLSTAVFESQHLFKQAVLVPYPHPGAKSIGFIMSELSEPMAEALDGEHVCVYVPMSFNLTNGFNILVPKKDIIVLDITSESALQYIFTAGTIMPVRHDVQK